The Clostridium sporogenes region TATTTTTATGATAAGTTTCATAAACAATGATTATATTAACAAAATTCGTTATAAAATGCAATAATCAATTTAATTTCTTATTGAAAGTTGCAATGTTCATAATATTTAGATTTATAATTTGAATAAAAATAAAAAAACAAGAACTTAATATTTTAAGCCTTGATTTTAAATATTTATATTATCTATTTAATTATCCTATGGTGCGCCCAGCAGGAGTCGAACCTGCGACCTCCGGATTCGAAGTCCGTCACTCTATCCAGCTGAGCTATGAGCGCACTAAACAAAAAAGAACAAAAAAATGGAGCGGGTGAAGGGAATCGAACCCTCGTAACTAGCTTGGAAGGCTAGCACTCTACCATTGAGTTACACCCGCATATTGCATATTTCTTGTCAGTTTAATAATGGTCGGGGTGACAGGGCTCGAACCTGCGACCTCATGGTCCCAAACCACGCGCGCTCCCATCTGCGCCACACCCCGATATATAGTCTTAAAACCGCCATCAAGCTGGTGCGCCATCAGGGATTCGAACCCTGGGCACCCTGATTAAGAGTCAGGTGCTCTACCAACTGAGCTAATGGCACTTATTTGGTGCGTCTTAAGGGATTCGAACCCCTGGCCCACGCCTTAGAAGGGCGTTGCTCTATCCATCTGAGCTAAAGACGCATATTATGGAGCGGGTGAAGGGAATCGAACCCTCGTAACTAGCTTGGAAGGCTAGCACTCTACCATTGAGTTACACCCGCATAATTTATTGGAGCGGAAGACGAGATTCGAACTCGCGACGTTCACCTTGGCAAGGTGACGCTCTACCACTGAGCCACTCCCGCAAATGTCAAAACATTTAGTTTCGTTATATTTTAATCCTTCTGAATTCTGTTTAAAAATTAATTTAATGGTGCAGATGAAGGGAGTCGAACCCCCACGCCATAGGCGCTAGATCCTAAGTCTAGTGCGTCTGCCAATTCCGCCACACCTGCACGTTATATAATTTTTGGTGATCCACCGGGGAATCGAACCCCGGACAACATGATTAAAAGTCATGTGCTCTACCAACTGAGCTAGTGAATCAAATGGCTGGGATGGCAGGATTCGAACCTACGCATGTAGCAGTCAAAGTGCTATGCCTTACCGCTTGGCGACATCCCAATAATGGGGTGAACAAAGGGACTCGAACCCTTGACAACCAGAACCACAATCTGGCGCTCTACCAACTGAACTATGCCCACCATATTAGTTTAAATGGTGCGCCATCAGGGATTCGAACCCTGGGCACCCTGATTAAGAGTCAGGTGCTCTACCAACTGAGCTAATGGCACTTATTTGGTGCGTCTTAAGGGATTCGAACCCCTGGCCCACGCCTTAGAAGGGCGTTGCTCTATCCATCTGAGCTAAAGACGCATATTATGGAGCGGGTGAAGGGAATCGAACCCTCGTAACTAGCTTGGAAGGCTAGCACTCTACCATTGAGTTACACCCGCATAATTTATTGGAGCGGAAGACGAGATTCGAACTCGCGACGTTCACCTTGGCAAGGTGACGCTCTACCACTGAGCCACTCCCGCAAATGTCAAAACATTTAGTTTCGTTATATTTTAATCCTTCTGAATTCTGTTTAAAAATTAATTTAATGGTGCAGATGAAGGGAGTCGAACCCCCACGCCATAGGCGCTAGATCCTAAGTCTAGTGCGTCTGCCAATTCCGCCACACCTGCACGTTATATAATTTTTGGTGATCCACCGGGGAATCGAACCCCGGACAACATGATTAAAAGTCATGTGCTCTACCAACTGAGCTAGTGAATCAAATGGCTGGGATGGCAGGATTCGAACCTACGCATGTAGCAGTCAAAGTGCTATGCCTTACCGCTTGGCGACATCCCATCAATGGGGTGAACAAAGGGACTCGAACCCTTGACAACCAGAACCACAATCTGGCGCTCTACCAACTGAACTATGCCCACCGTATATGGTGCGTCTTAAGGGATTCGAACCCCTGGCCCACGCCTTAGAAGGGCGTTGCTCTATCCATCTGAGCTAAAGACGCATATTATGGAGCGGGTGAAGGGAATCGAACCCTCGTAACTAGCTTGGAAGGCTAGCACTCTACCATTGAGTTACACCCGCACTCTTTTGGTCGGGGTGACAGGGCTCGAACCTGCGACCTCATGGTCCCAAACCACGCGCGCTCCCATCTGCGCCACACCCCGATATTAAAGAGCTTGTAGAGTTTTCTCTTGTTTTGCCGTATCTTTCCTTTGTTCTCGCAACTCTCAACGACATAAACTATTCTACATCATATAATTATATTCGTCAATACATTTTTTTATTTTTTTTTATGTTTTTTAAAATTTCATTATATCTTCTTTATAACAGGTACTACTTTATCCCCATCAATACCTATAACAGCAATGCTTCTAACCCCATTTCTTGGAAGTGTCGGACTACCAGGATTAATAAACCATATTCCATCTATATACTCTATTTGAGATATATGTGTATGACCAAATAGGACTATATCAGCTTCTAATTCTAGGGCTCTATATCTTAATTTAGCTAAGTCATACTTCACATCATATCTATTCCCATGAGTTATAAAAAATCTTTTTCCACCTATATTTTCTATTAATTCAGATGGAGTTTGTTTTGAAAAATCACAGTTTCCTCTTACATTTATAATTTTCCCTTTATAAACAGAAGATAATATCTCTACATCCTCTATATTATCTCCTAAATGAATTATTAAATTTACATTACCTAAACTATTTACAAGAGAAGTTGCATCTCCTATATATCTATGGGTATCGCTAATAACACCTATCTTCAAAATTGCCCCCCCTTATCTATATATATTTTTCTAATTCACATTTTAAAATTTTTAAAGCCTTTCCCCTATGACTTATAGAATTTTTAGTTTGAGAATCCATTTGCGCAAAGGTTTTTTTATACTCTGGTATATAAAATAAAGGATCATATCCAAATCCATCTTCTCCTATTTCTTTTTCTCCTATAATCCCATTAATTTCACCTTGCACTTTTATTACATTATCTTTATCTATTATAAATACTATAGAACAAACAAATTTAGCTTTTCTTTCTTCTACTTTTTTACCATCTAATTCTCTTAATAATTTTTCATTATTTTTTTTATAATTTCCATGCTCCCCTGCAAATCTAGCAGAATAAATTCCTGGAGCTCCATTTAAAGCATCTACCATAAGTCCTGAATCATCTGCTATTACCATATACTTAGGAAGAATTTCATGTATAGTAGCTGCTTTTTTATAAGCATTTTCCATGAAAGTATTCCCATCTTCTTCTATATCTATATCAATACCAACTTCTTTCATTGATAAAGCATCTATATTAAATTTTTTTAATATTTCTTTTATTTCTCTTATTTTATCCTTGTTATTACTTGCAACAATAACTTCTTTTTTCATATGTTAATCCTCCAAACAAATTAAATATTTTATTTATGTATCACTAAATTACCCTTGTATAACATATTATAATATAAGAATTAATTTATGGTAGGTGTGTTTTTTGAAATATATAGGTCCTTTTTTAAGAATGAATACTTTAGATCCAAGTAATATTTACTCTCAAATGAACTTTTTAGCTAAAGAATCTTTACAAAACATAACACTTCATTCCAATTGTGGTATTTGTATACCCTTTAGTGAATTAAAACTAAAGCATGATTTTGCTGATTCTAAGAATTTTAGCTCTTGCACACCTTTATTGTGTGTCTATAAAAAAGCTAACCCTAAACTTATAAATTCAAATAAAAAACTAACATGGAATGATAGTAAATTTAAAAAAGAAGTAAACATATTAGGTAATAGCTTTATGGTTCTATCCCTTCTCCAATTAATAGAATATTATGAACAATTTAAAGATAAGGATAAAAATTTATACTCTTACACTAAATTATACAATAAATTGTGTAAAAAACAATTAGAATTCTTTGCAACTTATTTTAGAAATGAAGAAGGAGTGTTTGTGGATAAACTAGATGTATCTGATAGTATATTATCTAAGATAGATTTTAAAGAAAAAAATAAAAAATTTAATTTTTCAAATCAATGCTTTTTAATGTGTGCTTACTATGGTACATCTTTATTAGATAAAGATGATTATTGTTCCAACTATAATGACTTTTCTTTAGATATACTTAATATGTTTTTAGACTACAAAGATGAACTTTATACTCTTTCTACAGATGAAATATCTAAATTATGTTTAGGAATGAATATATTTTATAAATATTCTAAAAATGATGATAGCAAAGTGTTATTACTAGATTTATCAGAACTTTTACAAGAAAAATTAAAGGAAAAAGATTTAAATACTGAAAAAAAAGTTGATACTTATTGCTTAGCTTATATAGACTTTATGCTTACCTTTAATAATTTAGGAATATTAAAATTTAAAAACCTAAGTAAGAAAATATATAAATCATTGATAAAATTATATAATGATAATTTGAGTATATTTATTAAAAATACAGATAAAAAAGAAATAAAATATTCCTGTGATGAGTTAATATTATATCTTTTAGTATTACTTAATGAGTATAAAAATGATAAAGAAAATTCAGATAAGAACCTATTGCTTAAATTTTATAGAAATCAAATAATAAATTCTGGAATAATACTAAGTTGGCCTGAAGAACCTTCATTAAATAGTATTGAAAGATATAAAAACTTTTCTTTAAAATCAGAAGATTTATTAGATGAACAATGTTTTAGAATGGGATCTATACCATCTCCTGAAGCCATCGAAATAGCACCAGTACTAGCTAAATATGTAGAATATAATACAAAGAAACAAGAGTTTACTAATTGTAGAAATTCTTTTGATAGTAATAAAAATTTCTTTCTATGGTTTTTAATTTTATATACACTTAAAAATTAATATGAGGATATTGCAGTGCAATATCCTCATATTAATTTATTTTTTGGATATAATAAACGTACATCAATAAGTACAAGCATTGGTAATAAAATACTTTATAGGAGGGCTTTGTATGAATATAACTTGTTCTGAAAAATGTAAAAATAATAAAAATGGAAGATGCATATTAAATTACATCAGTCCCTTTTTAAGTATTCATGAAGAAAATGCTAATTGTGCTTATTTTCTTCCTATTAAATCATCTAAAAATACAACTACTATAAAATAATATTAATTATAGGGTGCTAAGGTTATTTTCTTTATAACAACATTACCATGTATAGTAATATATTGTCCTTGCACCCTACTTCTTTTACATAATATATCATAAAAAAAACAAACAGGCATTGTATACAAATCCTTAACCAGAACATCTTGTGCTTTATTTATATATTCTTTTTTTTGCCACATATTATTTTCTGATTTAATTTTATTTAAAAACTCTTCATATTGCAAAGAATCACTAGTAAAGTTTAAAAGGAAAAATAGAGGATCATTATTTTTAGCCTTATTCCTAACAAAAGCTAAATCATAATCTCCATTCTTTATTTTTTTCTTTAATTCACTTTCATCTTTGCAATTAACTAAAGTAATATTCATATCTAAATTTTCTTTTAATTCCTCTATTAAACTGTTAGTTATTTTATTAGAAATAGGATCCTCTATTGATATAATTTTTAAATCCTTTCTTTCTTTTTTATATTCACTTTTATCTAAAAATTCTTTTGCTCTTTGTAAATTTCTATTTAAATTAAAATAATTTTTTCCATAACTTATATCATCGTTTTGTGCTATATTATTTGGCACATAGGCAACCGCTGGCACTGCTTTCCCATATAATATCTTTGAACACATCTCTTCTCTACTAATACAGCTATCTATAGCCCTTCTTAAGTTTAGGTCTATATAATCTTTTTTATTAAATATTATATTCCCTGTTTCTAAAGATAGCTTTTTAGATATTAATCCTTCTTTATTTAAATTATTAATTTCGGCTATAGGAGGATCAATAAACAAATCTAATTTGGAAGTTTTTAAATAGGCTAATGCTTCTTCACTATTTTGTATGGACTTAAGTACTATTTTATTAATTTTTATATTTTCTTTATCCCAATATTTATTGTTTTTATTGATTGTTATTTGATCCTTTGCTATTTTACTTATATAAAATGCACCTGTACATGATATTTCATTGAAATTTTCTTTATAGTTTTTAGTTTTCTCATCTATTTTTCTTAATTTATATCTAGGCTTAGAAAGAGTACTTAAAAAATTTGTATCTTTATTATTTAGCCTTATTTCTAATATATTATTTTCTTTAGCTTTTATAGCTATGTTATCTAAATTTCCATTAGTTAAATAATCTTTAACTCCATATACTGAATTTAATTCATTAAATTTTATGTTATTTTCCTTACAATATATAAGCATATCTTTAAAGAATTTTTCAAAATCTCTGGCTACTATTTTTTTACCATTACTCCAAAATAAATTATCCTTAATATAAAATTTATAATCTATACCATCTTTGCTTATTTCCCATTTTTCTGACAATTCTGGAACAATATTATTATTTTTATCTAATCCTACTAGCCCATCAAATAAGCTTAATAATAAATCCCCTTCTCTTCGTGAATCTTCTTCTAGCATAATTAAATCCTTAGGCATAGCTTCTATGTTATATATTAAGTAATCTCTTATCCCTTCATCTGAGGTAACTTCTTTATTTTTTTCCACACAACCACTTAAAAAAATTAATGTAAAACTTAATAAAAAACATATAATCTTTTTCATTTTACCCCCCCTGTTTTCAAGAATCATATACTATATTTAATTATTTACACTTATAGGTTAAAATAAACAATTTTTTAAAACTTTACATATATTTAAATTATTTTTCACATAAAAAATCCCCACATTTTTATGCGGGGATTTTTTATTTTAATATTTACATTTTATTTGCTTCTTCACTTACTAGTTTATTTACTATTTGAGGATTAGCTTTTCCCTTTGTTTCTTTCATTACAAGACCTACAAGGAACCCTAAAGCTCTTTTCTTTCCATTTTTGAAATCTTCTATAGACTGTGGATTATTCTCTATAATCTTTTTAACTACTTCTAATATAGCGCCTTCATCATTATTTTGAACTAATCCTTTTTCTTCGACTATATCTTTAGGATTTTTACCTGACTTAAACATATCATCTAATACTTTTTTGCCTATATTATTAGATATAGTTCCAGCATTTATTAATTTAATTAATTCAGATAATTGTTCTGGATTAAATTTTAAATCTTTAACTTCTATAACCTTTTCGTTCATAAGTCTTGAAATATCACCCATTAACCAGTTGGAAGCAGCTTTGGCATCTTCACTCTTTAGGGCAGTTTCTTCAAAAAATTTAGCCATATCCATTGTTAAAGTTAATACCATAGCATCATATTTAGGTATTCCAAATTGATTTACAAACCTTTCAGCTTTTTCATGTGGCAACTCTGGTATAGTTTTTCTTACTTCTTCTATCCATTCATGTGAAATATTTAATGTAACTAAATCCCCTTCTGGGAAGTATCTATAGTCATTAGCCTTTTCTTTGCTTCTCATAAGCACTGTAACAGAATTAGCTTCATCCCATCTTCTTGTTTCCTGCTCCAAAATTTCTCCCTTTGTTACAGCTTCTATATGCCTATCATACTCATATGAGAGAGCTTTTTCTAAAGCTTTAAAAGAATTCATATTTTTTATTTCTGATCTTACTCCAAATTTTTCACTACCCATAGGTCTTACAGATATATTACCGTCACATCTTAAAGAACCTTGTTCCATTTTACAATCTGACACTTCTATTGAAGATAATATACTCTTTAATTTTTCTAAATATTTTGTAGCTTCTTCTGGAGTTCTTATATCCGGTTTTGATACTATTTCTATTAATGGTACTCCTGCCCTATTATAATCTACTAACGTTCCTGCATTGGTATGAAGTAATTTCCCTGCATCTTCTTCCATATGTATTCTTTCTATCCCTATTTTTTTCTTTTCGCCACTTTCTAGCTCTATTTCAATATATCCATCTCTACATATTGGAACTTCATCTTGAGTTATTTGATAATTTTTAGGACAATCTGGATAAAAATAATTTTTTCTATCCATTCTACAAACTTTATTTATAGAACAATTTAAAGCTAAGCCTGCCTTAATTCCATATTCCACTACCCTTTTGTTTAATCGAGGTAGAGAACCTGGTAACCCTAAACATATTGGACAAACATGAGTATTAGGTTGACCACCAAATTCTGTAGTGCATCCACAATATATTTTAGTATTTGTTGAAAGTTCAGCATGAACTTCCAATCCTATAACTGCTTCAAAATCCATCTATGTTTTTCACTCCTTTGTTTTTCTAACTAAATTACTATATATCTAAAAATCCGCTCTCATTTTATGAAAATCTACTGATTGTTCATAACTATATGCTAAATTAAATAATACATCTTCTTTAAAATAATCTGATATAATTTGCAGTCCCACTGGAAGTCCATCTACCATACCACATGGTAATGATATAGCTGGTACTCCTGCTACACTGATTGGAACAGTATATATATCTGAAAGATACATTGCCATTACATCATCTTTCTTTTCTCCTATTTTAAATGCTGTAGTTGGAGATGTTGGTGATACTATAGCATCAAATTCTTTAAATACTCTTTGAAAATCATCTTTTATAAGCTTTCTTACCTTTAATGCTTTTTTGTAATAAGCATCATAGTACCCCGCTGATAATACATAAGTTCCAAGCATTATTCTTCTCTTAACTTCATCTCCAAAGCCTTCACTTCTAGATTTTAAATATATGTCCTTAGCATCTTTAAAGTTTTTTGATCTGTATCCATATCTTATACCATCAAATCTAGCTAAATTTGATGAAGCCTCTGCACTAGATATTATATAATAAGCTGATAGAGCATAATCCATTAGTGGTAGAGAACATGGTTTAACCTCTGCTCCATTTTCCTCTAATACCTTTATGGACTCTTCTACAGATTTTCTTACCTTTTCATCTAAACCTTCTCCAAAAAACTCCTTTGGAATACCAATTTTTTTACCTTTTATATCTTTAGTTAAGCTTTTTTTATAATCTGGTACTTCCTTATCTACTGTTGTAAAATCCTTTTTATCTAATCCTGCTATAGTTGATGTAAGTAATGCACAATCTTCTACATCTTTTCCCATTGGACCTACTTGATCTAATGTAGAACCAAAAGCTACAACCCCTGATCTTGATATTCTTCCATATGTAGGTTTTAAACCAACTATTCCACAAAAGGATGCGGGTTGTCTTACTGAACCACCAGTATCTGTTCCTAATGATAAAGTAGCTTCACATCCTGCTACAGCCACTGCAGACCCACCTGAAGATCCACCTGGTACTCTTTCTAAATCCCATGGATTTTTCGCCAATTTAAATGCACTATTTTCTGTAGATGATCCCATAGCAAACTCATCCATGTTTAATTTACCAAGGATTATTCCATCTTCTTTTTTTATTTTTTCTGTTACGTGAGAATCATAAGGTGAAGTATAACCTTCTAATATTTTAGATGCACAGGTATTTTGCATTCCTTTTACGTTTATGTTATCTTTTATACCTACTGGTATACCTGATAAAACTTTTAACTTTTCATTCTTTTCTATTTTTCCGTCAATTTCTTTAGCTTTTTTTATAGCTTCTTCCTCTGATACATATAAGTATGCTCCTAGCTTGTTATCCACTAAATTTATTCTATCTAAAAAAGCTTTTGTAATCTCTTCTGCTTTAACTTCTTTATTTGAAAGCATCCCCTTTAATTGATGTGCTGTTAATTTAGTTAAATCCATTTTCTTTCCTCCTTTTTCCAGAAAACAAAAGAACTATTAATCTATAACTTTAGGAACAATTACATATTCCTCTAAGCTTTCTGGTGCATTATCTATAACTTCTTTTAATTCCATAGACTTTTCTACATTATCTTCTCTATATTTGTTTTCAATATAATATGGATTTACCACTATATCCACATCATCAGTATTTAATTCATCTAATTTTTCCATATAGTTTAATATTTTGTTTAAGTCATTTACAAAATTGTCCTTTTCTTCCTCTTTAAACTCTAACCTTGCAAGCTCTGCTACATATTCTACATCTTTTTTTGAAACTGACATTTTATCCCTCACTTCCTTATATAAACATTATTTTTTACCTTATGAAGGCTAATATTTTTATTTTACCACAAATATATATTTTTTACATAGAAATAAAAAAAACTACCTGTAAAAATTAGGTAGTTCTTTTATTATATTATATAGCCTCCCCAAGCGCTTCTTCTTTAATCACTTTTTCTTCAGAAATACTTTCTTTTCTAAATAACTTATCTATAACTATAGCTATAGCTCCATCTCCACATACATTTGTAGCTGTTCCAAAGCTATCTTGTGCAAAATGTATAGCTATCATTAATCCTTGTTGTACTGGATTAAACATAAGCATATCCTTTAGTAGTCCTAAAGTAGCGTATACCCCACCACCAGGTATGCCTGGTGCTGCTACCATAGTAACCCCTAACATAAATATATACGGTATCATCATAGCTGCTGTTGGTGATTGACCTGACATAAGCATTATCCCCATAGCTCCTAATACTAAAGTTATAGTATCTCCTGCTAAATGTATTGTTGCACATAAAGGTATTACAAAATCAACTACATCCTCTGATAAACCATTTTTCTTAGCACATTGTAAATTTACAGGTATAGATGCTGCTGAAGATTGAGTTCCTAAAGCCATCATATATCCTGGTATCATATTTCTTATGGCCTTAACTGGATTTTTTCTTGAGACAGCATATGCTATAGAATATTGTAATACTATGTAAGCTATCTGAAGTGGTATTATTATTAAATATACTGATGAAAATGTCTTTAATGTTTGGATTATTTCTCCAGAAGCTGTTAGTTTTGAGAATATACCTGCTATATGAATAGGAACTAATGGTATTATTACATTTTTAACTATTATTTCAACTATTCCTTTAAAATCCTTTGTAACTTCTAAAAGATTTTTTCCTTTTATATAAGGAATACAAATTCCTAAAACAAAGGCAAGTATTAAAGCTGACATTACTCCCATGATAGGTGGGATATCTACTTTAAAAAACGGTTCTAAATATACATTTGATTTGAACACATTACTACTATTTTTAATTAGTTTTGGCAATATAGATTGACCTAATAAAAATGCAACTATTCCTGCTATTATAGTAGATACATAAGAAAACAATACAGTGATTCCTAATAACTTTCCCGATCCTTTTCCTAAATCTGCGATCCCTGGTGCTACAAAACCTATTATAATTAATGGTATAAAGAAATTAAGAAATCCTCCAAATAGACCTGAAAATGTATTTAAAGCCCTAACAACATGATACATGCCTAAGGTCTTAGATATCACCCCTATTAAAATACCAAATATAATTCCTAAAACTAATTTAGTTAAAAGACCTATTTTTTTCATTTTACTCCCCCCTTAACTTTTATGTATTTATGTTATGTACACTTGTTTTTTATTTAAATACAAATTTATGATAACATCTGCTTTTATATTTGTCAATAATTTATGTATTTAAAATTTATACAAATGTATTTATTTTAAATACATAAATATTTTATCTTTTTTATTTAAAGGGCAGATTAATCTATGAAATTAAAAAATATACAAACTATTTAATTAAAAATAAGTTCACTAATAATACTTTTATATTTGTATTTATAAATAAAAATCCTATCTAGTTAAATTAGCATCATAACTAGATAGGATTTCTATTCATAAATTAATTATTTTTAATAATAAAATTGTAAATATTCAATGTTTTTATTTATTACTCTTAATAGAAAAATCACTATTAATATACTTTCATATATATAAAAAATATATTAGCTACAGCAAGAAAAATACAAACTAAAGAATAAAATTTATCTCTTATCCCCTTTGAAAAATCTAACATCTTTACAGCCCAAACAATCATAGTAAAAAACATACACCATTGAAGTGTATAATAACTATCAAAATATTTTATATATGTAAATTGATATATAGTAAGCAAGGTTGCCAGTAGTGCTATAGTTGTTATTATAACCATTATCCAACCTAATATATTTATATACTTTTTCATTTTTATCCTCTCCACATGCTTTGAGCTATTATTATAAATTGAATCAATTAAATAATATACCTTTTTTCATTTGTTGTAAATATATGTTTCTTCAATGTTATTATTTAATCATATTAGAAAATTCATCTTCACCTATTACTTTTACCCCCAATTTTATTGCTTTTTCATATTTAGACCCTGGTTTTTCTCCTACTAAAACATAATCTGTATTTTTGCTCACACTGTTAGAAACTTTAGCTCCCAAATACTGTAATCTATCTTTTATTTCCACTCTACTATAATTATTCAAGCTTCCTGTTACAACTATAGTTTTATTCATAAAAGGATTTTCGTAAATTATTTCTTCTTCGTAATAAGGTTTTACACCTAAATTTAATAATTCCTCTATATTATTTATGATTTTTTCATCAGCAAAAAAGTCATGTACACTCTTAGCTACTATTTCTCCCACATCTGGCACTTCTACTAATTCTTCTATTGTTGCATTTTCTATATTTTCTAATGTTTTAAATTTTACTACTAAATCATTGGCAGTTTTTTTACCTACATTAGGTATTCCTAATGCATATATAAATGACGCTAAGTCACAATCTTTGCTATTTTGTATAGCATCTATAAGATTTTGAGACTTTTTATCCTTAAATTTTTCTAAAGTTAATAGTTCTTCTTTTTTTATCTTATACAAATCTGCTATAGATTTTATATCTAATTTTTCAAAAAGTTGTTCTGCAGTTTTTTCACTGAATCCTGCTATATTCATAGCTTCTCTGCTAGCAAAATGAACTATACTTTTTACCATTTGTGGCTTACAAGACAATGTATTCTCACAATAATAATGTACTCCATTTTGGACTAAATGACTTTTGCAATAAGGGCATCTTTCTGGAACTTCTATTTCCTTAGTTTCTTCCAATGATTCTTCTACTACCCCCATTATTTCAGGTATAACATCATTAGATCTTCTAATTAAAACTTTAGCACCCAATTTTACATTTTTTCTTTGAATATCATCCATATTATTTAGTGTAGCTCTTTTTACTGTAACACCACCTAGTTCTACAGGCTCCAATAATGCAGTTGGAGTAACTCTCCCGCTTCTTCCTACATTCCATTCTACCTCTAAAAGTTTTGTAGTAATTTCCTTAGCTTCAAATTTATAAGCTATAGCCCATTTAGGGAATTTTATAGTATATCCTAATATTTCTCTTGTTTTAATATCATCTACAACAATTACTGCTCCATCTATATCATAATCAAGTTCTTCCCTTATAGATCCTATATATTGAATTTCTTTTTCTACTTCTTCCATATTAGTACATTCTTTAATATAATTATCTTGAGGCACTCCCATATCTCTTATAAATTTCATCATTTCTGTATAACTTTTGAATTCTGGACCTTCATTATAACCTACATCATAAAAAAATGCGGATAAATTTCTTCTAGCAGTTTCTTTAATATCTAAATTTCTAAGGGCTCCCGCTGCACCATTTCTTAAATTCTTTAAT contains the following coding sequences:
- a CDS encoding metallophosphoesterase, whose amino-acid sequence is MKIGVISDTHRYIGDATSLVNSLGNVNLIIHLGDNIEDVEILSSVYKGKIINVRGNCDFSKQTPSELIENIGGKRFFITHGNRYDVKYDLAKLRYRALELEADIVLFGHTHISQIEYIDGIWFINPGSPTLPRNGVRSIAVIGIDGDKVVPVIKKI
- a CDS encoding XTP/dITP diphosphatase: MKKEVIVASNNKDKIREIKEILKKFNIDALSMKEVGIDIDIEEDGNTFMENAYKKAATIHEILPKYMVIADDSGLMVDALNGAPGIYSARFAGEHGNYKKNNEKLLRELDGKKVEERKAKFVCSIVFIIDKDNVIKVQGEINGIIGEKEIGEDGFGYDPLFYIPEYKKTFAQMDSQTKNSISHRGKALKILKCELEKYI
- a CDS encoding ABC transporter substrate-binding protein, translating into MKKIICFLLSFTLIFLSGCVEKNKEVTSDEGIRDYLIYNIEAMPKDLIMLEEDSRREGDLLLSLFDGLVGLDKNNNIVPELSEKWEISKDGIDYKFYIKDNLFWSNGKKIVARDFEKFFKDMLIYCKENNIKFNELNSVYGVKDYLTNGNLDNIAIKAKENNILEIRLNNKDTNFLSTLSKPRYKLRKIDEKTKNYKENFNEISCTGAFYISKIAKDQITINKNNKYWDKENIKINKIVLKSIQNSEEALAYLKTSKLDLFIDPPIAEINNLNKEGLISKKLSLETGNIIFNKKDYIDLNLRRAIDSCISREEMCSKILYGKAVPAVAYVPNNIAQNDDISYGKNYFNLNRNLQRAKEFLDKSEYKKERKDLKIISIEDPISNKITNSLIEELKENLDMNITLVNCKDESELKKKIKNGDYDLAFVRNKAKNNDPLFFLLNFTSDSLQYEEFLNKIKSENNMWQKKEYINKAQDVLVKDLYTMPVCFFYDILCKRSRVQGQYITIHGNVVIKKITLAPYN
- the gatB gene encoding Asp-tRNA(Asn)/Glu-tRNA(Gln) amidotransferase subunit GatB, encoding MDFEAVIGLEVHAELSTNTKIYCGCTTEFGGQPNTHVCPICLGLPGSLPRLNKRVVEYGIKAGLALNCSINKVCRMDRKNYFYPDCPKNYQITQDEVPICRDGYIEIELESGEKKKIGIERIHMEEDAGKLLHTNAGTLVDYNRAGVPLIEIVSKPDIRTPEEATKYLEKLKSILSSIEVSDCKMEQGSLRCDGNISVRPMGSEKFGVRSEIKNMNSFKALEKALSYEYDRHIEAVTKGEILEQETRRWDEANSVTVLMRSKEKANDYRYFPEGDLVTLNISHEWIEEVRKTIPELPHEKAERFVNQFGIPKYDAMVLTLTMDMAKFFEETALKSEDAKAASNWLMGDISRLMNEKVIEVKDLKFNPEQLSELIKLINAGTISNNIGKKVLDDMFKSGKNPKDIVEEKGLVQNNDEGAILEVVKKIIENNPQSIEDFKNGKKRALGFLVGLVMKETKGKANPQIVNKLVSEEANKM
- the gatA gene encoding Asp-tRNA(Asn)/Glu-tRNA(Gln) amidotransferase subunit GatA, producing the protein MDLTKLTAHQLKGMLSNKEVKAEEITKAFLDRINLVDNKLGAYLYVSEEEAIKKAKEIDGKIEKNEKLKVLSGIPVGIKDNINVKGMQNTCASKILEGYTSPYDSHVTEKIKKEDGIILGKLNMDEFAMGSSTENSAFKLAKNPWDLERVPGGSSGGSAVAVAGCEATLSLGTDTGGSVRQPASFCGIVGLKPTYGRISRSGVVAFGSTLDQVGPMGKDVEDCALLTSTIAGLDKKDFTTVDKEVPDYKKSLTKDIKGKKIGIPKEFFGEGLDEKVRKSVEESIKVLEENGAEVKPCSLPLMDYALSAYYIISSAEASSNLARFDGIRYGYRSKNFKDAKDIYLKSRSEGFGDEVKRRIMLGTYVLSAGYYDAYYKKALKVRKLIKDDFQRVFKEFDAIVSPTSPTTAFKIGEKKDDVMAMYLSDIYTVPISVAGVPAISLPCGMVDGLPVGLQIISDYFKEDVLFNLAYSYEQSVDFHKMRADF
- the gatC gene encoding Asp-tRNA(Asn)/Glu-tRNA(Gln) amidotransferase subunit GatC gives rise to the protein MSVSKKDVEYVAELARLEFKEEEKDNFVNDLNKILNYMEKLDELNTDDVDIVVNPYYIENKYREDNVEKSMELKEVIDNAPESLEEYVIVPKVID